The Lepeophtheirus salmonis chromosome 1, UVic_Lsal_1.4, whole genome shotgun sequence genome has a segment encoding these proteins:
- the LOC121131926 gene encoding HEAT repeat-containing protein 6 has translation MGDQYLISRQRLIQFQTLQESLSGVDDSSTTFSTVLEVLYKALESAEENFSEAELGGYVEDLKALRSFCDVLDSCYSKIKTIRALSSPVPSESTASAIFISEILPKTVSHLLTICGCDTGLYKIHAPVTEKMNLRLKGLRSILNLIQSIKKSEIFPFWNQLLPSSSHRITSLSLCLESHRRIVLSIYEEFFKKSAPFLKLADERKGKYSSSFIPVSLLLAESLSDLNTMLLFDSTPEEETQDVPLSRAVLKTLQALADNVPYHKLRSGLLTALKEKSIHYVQSSPTFIIQVAGLSVISSILTEHPKHPEVISSFDELYTLFMHLMTSSNENNVRYVAIYNLGALCEVDTEKFLERVEEILPHIESNLNDPDESIVLHILRLVKNVGRLIQSCSPDDKRVLLFWEQFLSKENFQIIEKRDCSIFKAAFCDCLRDMGQSVFHALPNDRRFLSITYLLSYSQPTNKDNQQSVVSSALRGIGTLITYQGPDTDPSFLVDSGEKVLAILSNASSHRSLIFSGTWTLANLANCLAADKGNIYMDFPPHLTIRLIEIATLLAKDLNAKMNVRANCVRSLGSFLQSMNGDNFELDILLDIITNAIHVIVLNASKGKIVKVRWNACYAAGCILKNEILFETRESWRLELIQTLIPIIDECPNFKVRIAAANSLSCVTKRETFKSETTDLYFKALSSLMNAFVTSASILEDPEESKHKADLTDQIVLTLCHLVTLGDASDLHKVNEAALEVNDYLSSAFTSTSARISPEKFSIFLDVKKHIDEINNSTKGNKGPYSYEEDRVFDQIIKTNVRD, from the exons ATGGGCGACCAATATCTTATTTCTCGACAGCGACTCATTCAGTTCCAGACTTTACAAGAGTCCTTGTCAGGGGTAGATGACTCAAGCACTACTTTCTCAACAGTTTTGGAAGTCCTTTATAAAGCCCTCGAGTCTGCAGAGGAGAACTTCTCAGAGGCTGAGCTCGGAGGCTATGTGGAGGACTTGAAAGCACTGAGATCCTTTTGCGATGTGCTGGATAGCTGCTactctaaaattaaaacaatcagaGCTCTTAGTTCACCAG TTCCCTCAGAGTCGACTGCCTCCGCGATTTTCATTAGTGAAATACTCCCGAAAACCGTGAGCCATCTCTTAACCATCTGCGGCTGTGATACGGGCCTCTATAAAATCCATGCTCCTGTAACTGAGAAAATGAATCTACGTTTAAAAGGCCTCAGgagtattttgaatttaattcaatcaattaagAAATCCGAGATCTTTCCCTTTTGGAATCAACTTCTCCCATCCTCATCACACCGAATCACCTCTCTCTCACTCTGTCTGGAATCACATCGACGCATTGTTCTATCTATATACGAAGAGTTTTTTAAGAAGTCCGCTCCTTTTCTCAAGTTGGCGGATGAACGGAAAGGGAAATATTCGTCGAGTTTCATTCCTGTTTCGCTTTTATTAGCAGAGTCTTTGTCAGATCTGAATACAATGTTGTTATTTGATAGTA cCCCGGAAGAAGAAACTCAAGACGTTCCTCTGTCAAGAGCAGTTTTAAAGACACTTCAAGCTCTAGCAGATAATGTGCCATACCACAAACTTCGCTCTGGACTTTTAACAGCTCTCAAAGAGAAATCCATTCATTATGTTCAAAGTAGTCCCACGTTTATCATACAAGTCGCTGGACTCTCAGTTATTTCCTCCATTTTGACTGAACATCCCAAACACCCCGAAgtcatttcttcttttgatgAATTGTATACTCTTTTCATGCATTTAATGACAAGTTCCAATGAAAATAATGTTCGATACGTTGCCATATATAATCTTGGAGCACTATGTGAGGTGGACACTGAGAAATTCCTTGAACGAGTAGAGGAAATTCTACCACATATTGAGTCTAATTTAAATGATCCTGATGAATCCATTGTATTGCACATTCTCCGCCTCGTTAAAAACGTGGGTCGACTCATTCAATCATGTTCTCCTGATGATAAAAGAGTTTTACTCTTCTGGGAACAATTTCtctcaaaagaaaattttcaaataattgagaAAAGGGATTGCTCCATTTTTAAGGCAGcattttgtgattgtttgagaGACATGGGACAATCCGTGTTTCATGCTCTTCCGAATGACAGACGCTTTCTATCCATTACATATTTACTGAGCTATTCCCAACCAACGAATAAAGATAATCAGCAGTCAGTTGTCAGCTCTGCCTTACGAGGCATTGGAACCCTTATTACCTATCAGGGACCAGACACAGATCCTTCTTTTTTGGTTGACTCTGGTGAAAAAGTATTAGCCATTCTCTCAAATGCATCTAGTCATCGAAGTTTGATATTTTCTGGTACGTGGACCCTTGCAAATTTAGCAAATTGTTTAGCAGCTGATAAAGGGAACATTTATATGGACTTTCCTCCTCACCTCACCATTCGTTTAATCGAAATTGCTACCCTTTTAGCAAAAGACTTAAATGCCAAAATGAATGTGAGAGCCAATTGTGTTAGATCCCTTGGATCCTTCTTACAGAGCATGAATGGCGATAACTTTGAATTGGATATACTATTAGATATTATAACGAACGCCATTCACGTTATTGTTCTAAATGCATCAAAGGGCAAAATAGTGAAGGTTCGTTGGAACGCCTGCTATGCCGCTGGATGTATACTGAAAAATGAAATCCTATTTGAAACAAGGGAATCTTGGAGACTAGAGTTAATTCAAACCCTTATTCCGATCATTGATGAATGTCCCAACTTTAAAGTTCGCATTGCAGCAGCAAACTCCCTAAGTTGTGTTACTAAAAGAGAGACTTTTAAATCTGAGACGACAgacttatattttaaagcccTCTCTTCACTCATGAATGCCTTTGTAACTTCAGCAAGTATTTTGGAGGACCCTGAAGAGAGCAAACACAAAGCAGATCTAACAGATCAAATCGTTCTTACACTATGTCATTTAGTTACTCTTGGAGATGCATCCGATTTACACAAAGTGAATGAAGCTGCGTTAGAGGTGAATGACTATTTGAGCTCTGCTTTCACAAGTACGTCTGCTCGGATTTCTCCAGAGAAATTTTCCATATTCCTTGATGTGAAAAAGCACATTGATGAGATTAACAATTCCACGAAGGGGAATAAAGGCCCTTATTCCTATGAGGAAGACCGTGTCttcgatcaaattattaaaacaaatgtgCGAGATTGA